A genomic stretch from Helianthus annuus cultivar XRQ/B chromosome 1, HanXRQr2.0-SUNRISE, whole genome shotgun sequence includes:
- the LOC110920372 gene encoding uncharacterized protein LOC110920372 produces MSRRLFTRIADDLAGLDPFFTQRPDARNYEGFTTLQKCIAAIRQLAYGTVVDALDEYLQMSARTMRECLYRFCHNVVKLYSKKYLRKPNAYDVQQLYQAHEARHGFPGMLGSIDCMHWAWQNCPNAWRGQYTRGDHGHPTLILEAVASQDLWIWHSFFGLPGSLNNLNVLYQSAIFSDVVNGTDEGRAICEYDENASIGNTVPVNPAQQDLNSFSLTNDFTHANLQQDLVEHIWNNVNGGDGDEDEDK; encoded by the exons ATGAGTCGCCGGTTATTCACACGGATTGCTGATGATTTGGCGGGCCTAGACCCGTTTTTCACGCAACGACCCGATGCTCGAAATTATGAAGGGTTCACCACGTTACAAAAGTGTATtgcggccattcgccaactggcGTACGGGACAGTGGTCGACGCTTTGGACGAGTACTTACAGATGTCAGCAAGAACTATGCGGGAATGTTTGTATCGGTTTTGCCATAATGTTGTGAAACTGTATAGCAAAAAATATTTGCGGAAACCAAATGCGTATGATGTTCAACAGTTGTACCAAGCTCATGAAGCACGACACGGGTTTCCGGGAATGCTCGGTAGCATTGATTGTATGCATTGGGCGTGGCAGAACTGCCCGAATGCGTGGCGAGGCCAATATACGCGAGGTGATCACGGCCATCCAACCTTAATACTTGAGGCAGTGGCGTCACAAGATTTGTGGATCTGGCATTCTTTCTTTGGTCTCCCTGGTTCACTCAACAACCTCAACGTGCTATACCAATCGGCGATCTTTAGCGATGTCGTTAATGGAACCG ACGAAGGTCGGGCGATTTGTGAGTATGATGAGAATGCATCTATCGGGAATACTGTCCCGGTAAATCCGGCACaacaggatttaaactcgttTTCGCTAACCAACGACTTCACACATGCAAACCTTCAACAGGATTTGGTAGAACATATATGGAACAACGTAAACGGTGGGGACGGTGACGAAGACGAAGAcaagtag